DNA from Kitasatospora herbaricolor:
CCGAACTCCCCGTTCCCGTCCGTGCCGCCGAGGAACTGGGCCAGGGTGCGGACGGAGTACCCCAGCAGGCCGAGGCCGGGCAGGCCCCAGAGGACGGCGAGGCCGCCCGGCAGCCACGGGCCGGTGCGGGCGGGCGTGGTGGTCGCTGCCGGGGTCGGTCCGGTCGGGTTCATGGCGGCTGCCCATCTCTCGTCGTACGGTCCGCGCTCGGGGCACCACGGTAACGCCCCTGTCGAGCCCCGCACCTGAGTGCGTGTACTCAGCTTCCACGGGTGCCGAAGCTGTGAAGGCACCTACCGGTCGGCAACAGGAAACCCTCTCGTTACGTCCAGGGTCCTGACAGCTACGCGCGTTGACTCTAGGCTGCACAGGTCACGAGCAACATTGCCGCCAGCCCGGCCCCGCCCACCGCGGGGCCCTCCAGGTGCAGGGGAACCCTCATGCCCAATGCCGGTCGCACCGGTAGTGACCTGCCGAACAGCGGGTCCAGGAACGTCAGATACCGCCGCGCGGCGCTGGCCGTCGTCGCGGCCGCCGGCCTGTTCGGCACCTTGATGGTGCCGAGTGCCGCCCAGGCGGCGGACCGTCACAAGCTGGCCAACCTCCAGCTGCTGGCCATCAACGACTTCCACGGCAACCTGGAGGCCCCGGCGGGCTCCTCCGGGACGGTCAAGGAGATCGACCCGGCCACCGGCAAGGAGGTCGCCACCCCCGCGGGCGGCATCGAGTACCTCGCCACCGCGCTGCGCCAGGCCCGGATCCCCGCCGACGACTCGATCACGGTCGCGGCCGGTGACATCGTCGGCGCCAGCCCGCTGACCTCGGCCCTGTTCCACGACGAGCCGACCATCGAGGCGATGGACAAGCTCGGCCTGGACGTCACCGCGGTCGGCAACCACGAGTTCGACGAGGGCGCCAAGGAGCTGCTGCGCCTTCAGAACGGCGGCTGCCACCCGGTCGACGGCTGCTACGAGGCGGGGCGCAAGTTCAAGGGCGCCAACTTCAACTACCTCGCGGCCAACGTCACCAACGAGAAGACCGGCAAGCCGATCCTGGCCCCGTACTGGGTGACCAAGTCCCAGGGCGTGAAGATCGGTTTCATCGGCGCCACCCTGGAGGGCACGCCGAACATCGTCACCGCCGAGGGCGTCAAGGGCCTCAAGTTCGGTGACGAGGTCGAGACGATCAACAAGTACGCCGCGGAGCTGAAGAAGCAGGGCGTCAACTCGATCGTCGCGCTGATCCACGAGGGCGGCTTCCCGGCCAGCTCGGTCTACAACTACGACTGCGGCGCGGCCGGCCAGGGCATCTCCGGGCCGATCGTCGACATCGCCAAGCAGCTCGACCCGGCCATCGGCGCGATCGTCACCGGCCACACCCACAACGCGTACGCCTGCACCATCCCGGACCCGCAGGGCGTGCCGCGTTCGGTGACCAGCGCGGCCTCCTTCGGCCGGCTGTACACCGAGATCGACCTGCAGCTCGACAAGACCACCGGCACCATCGTGCGCCCGTCGGTGAAGGCCGAGAACCACGTGGTGCGGCGCACCCTGGAGAAGGCGCCGGACATGACGGCCCTGATCGCGCACTACTCGGCGCTGGCCGCGCCGATCGCCGGCCGCCCGCTGGGCTACATCCCGGCGGACGTCAACGGCCGCGGCAGCAGCGCGCTGGAGAAGCCGCTCGGTGACGTGATCGCCGACGCCCAGCTGGCCGGCCTCGCCCCCGCCGACAAGGGCGGCGCGCAGATCGCGTTCATGAACCCCGGCGGCATCCGCTCGGACCTGGTCTACAAGGCGTCCGGGACCGAGGGCGACGGGGTGGTGACCTACGGCGAGGCGTTCACCGTCCAGCCGTTCACCAACATGATGCAGGTCAAGACGCTGACCGGGGCTCAGGTCGTGCAGCTGCTCCAGCAGCAGGTGAGCGGCCTCAACGACGCCGCGCCGAAGATCCTGCAGAACTCCAAGGGCTTCACCTACACCCTGGACATGCGCAAGACCGGTGCGGCCCGCGTGGTCGTCGACAGCGTCAAGCTGAACGGCGCCCCGATCGACCCGGCGGCGAGCTACCGCGTCGCGGCCAACGAGTTCCTGGCCGGCGGCGGCGACGGCTTCCCGGCCTTCGCGGCCGGCACGGACAAGCTGGTCGGCGCCTCCGACCTGGACCTCTTCGCGGCGTACCTCGGGGCCAACAGCTCCGCGGCCGCCCCGCTGGCGGTGCCGGCCCAGGACCGGATCACCATCATCGGCCCGGGTACCGACATCGACTGACCCACCTGCGCGGACGGACGGGCGGGGTGCCTCCGGGCACCCCGCCCGTCCGTCGTTCGGCGGCCGCCGGCGGGGCCGCGGTCAGGGCGCTCCGGGCTCGCCCGGCAGCCGGACGGTGGCCTGCGCGCCCGGTCCGCCGTCCCTGGCCGGGCCGAGCGAGACCTCGCCGCCCGCGTCCCGGACGGACTGCGCGACGATCGACAGGCCGAGGCCCGAGCCCGGCAGCTGGCGCGAGGACGGCGAGCGCCAGAACCGGTCGAAGACGTACTGCAGCTCGTCCTGCGGGATGCCGGGCCCGTGGTCCCGGACGGTCAGCAGGCCCTCGTGCAGCCGTACGTCGACCACGCCGCCGGGCGGGCTGTACTTCACCGCGTTGTCCAGCAGGTTGATCACCGCGCGCTCCAGCGCCGCACCGTCCCCGTGGACGTACCAGGGGGCGATGTCCAGCTCGAAGACCAGGCCGGGGCCGCGCAGCCGGGCCCGGTCGACGGCGCGGCCGGCGATCTCGTGCAGGGCGACCACGGCCACGTTCTGGCCGGGCTTGGGGGAGTCCGGGCGGGAGAGCTGGAGCAGGTCGCCGATCAGCAGGGTGAGTTCCTGCATCTGCGCCTTCATGTTCCCGAGCAGCTTGGTCCGGGTCGCTTCCGGCAGCGGCCGGCCGGTGTCGTTGCTGCGGATCAGCAGGTCGACGTTGGTCCGCAGCGAGGTGAGCGGGGTGCGCAGCTCGTGCCCGGCGTCGGCGATCAACCGGGTCTGCCGGTCACGGGAGTTGGCCAGCGCGGTGCTCATCGAGTTGAACGAGGTGGAGAGCCGGGCGATCTCGTCGTTGCCGGTCACCGGGATGGTGGTGCCGACCTCCTCGGTCCGGGCGATGTGCTCGACCACGTCGGTGAGGTCGTCGACGGGCTTGAGCGCGGAGCGGGCGATCAGGCGGCCGGTGAGGCCGGCGCCGACCACGCCGAGGGCGGCGACCACACCCAGGAAGAGCGCCAGTTGGTTCAGCGAGTCCTGCACGGTGTCGACGGGAACGGCGGTGAGCCCGGCATACTGCTTGCCGTTCGGATCGGTGACGCCACTCAGCCGAATCCTGGCGGGTGTCCCGTCGACGTAGGTTCCGTCGCGGAAGGTGTACTTGCCACGGGGGAGGCTGGCCGCTTCGAGGTCGGAGGTCTCGACGTTGACGGCCTTGGGGGCTGAGTTCACCGTGAGGCAGATCTGGCCGTTGGCGCTGTAGAGCTGATTGCTCACCTGGCTGTCACCCCCGGGCTGCCCGCCCCCTGGAAGAGGCGGCTCGTTCTCGCGTGCGGTTTCCGCACTCGCCTGGGCCGCCGCAGCGGTCTTCTCGCAGGAGCCCAGCGTGAAGGACCGGCGACTGTTGTCGACCCAGGCAGGCCGCGGTTCCATGGCGCGGGAAAGGTTGTCCTGGACCTGCTGGTACAGCTTCTGCTCGACGATGAACCAGCACGCCAGCGCCGACAGCGCGATCGCGACCGCCACCGCGAGCGCGGTGAGCGCCGCCAGCCGGCTGCGCAGCGAGCGACCCCGGTACCACTGCGCCAGCCGCCGCCGCAGCGTCCGCCGTGGCGGGTGGACCAGCGGCGGCGCCGGTGGCGCGGGGTGCGCCGCGGAGGCCGTGGGCTCGCTCACGCAGCGACGCCGGCGGCCGGCCGCAGGGCGTAGCCGACGCCGCGGACGGTCTGGATGAGCCGGGGCATGCCGCCCTGCTCGGTCTTGCGGCGCAGGTACATCACGTACACGTCGAGCGAGTTGGAGGACGGTTCGAAGTCGAACCCCCAGACGGCCTTGAGGATCTGCTCCCGGGTGAGCACCTGGCGCGGGTGGGAGAGGAACATCTCCAGCAGCATGAACTCGGTGCGGGTGAGTTCGACGGGCCTGCCGTCGCGGGTGACCTCGCGGGTGGCGGTGTTCATCCGCAGGTCGGCGAAGGCCATCACCTCACTGTCGTCCTCGGCGACGACGGCGCGGGCGGCGGCCTCGGTGGCGAGGGCGTTGCGCCGGAGCAGGGCACGGACGCGGGCGAGCAGTTCGTCGAGCTCGAAGGGCTTGGCGAGGTAGTCGTCGGCGCCGACGTCGAGGCCGGTGACGCGGTCGCCGACGGCGTCGCGGGCGGTGAGCATCAGGACGGGGGCGGTGTCGCCGCGCGAGCGCATCCGGCGGACGGCGGTGAGGCCGTCCATCCGCGGCATCATGATGTCCAGCAGGACGAGGTCGGGCTTGTCCCGTTCCACGGCGTCGAGGGCCTCGTAGCCGTCGGTGGCGGTGGAGACCTCGTAGCCCTCGAAGGCGAGGCTGCTCTCCAGCGCGTCTCGCAGGGCCGGCTCGTCGTCGACAACGAGGAGGCGGGCGGGGGAGGACCCGGCCTCGGCGGCGGTGCGGTCGTCGGCGGGGGGAGTCATGGGCGCTGGCCCTTTCTCGTCGTGGCGGTGCTCGTGGGGGCTTGCCGTGCTTGCTGGCTCTGTGCTGGAGAGGCTGGTGGGCCGTGCCGTGCCCCGTAGGGCCAATTGTCCGTCTAGACGTTGTGCCCCGCCTCCAGCTCGGGCAGCACCTGCTTGATGTCGTTGATCGGGATGGCGAAGCCGAGGCCGACGCTGCCGGCGCTGCTGGAGTCGGCGGTGGAGTTGGAGCCGCCGGCCGAGTACATCGCGGAGTTGATGCCGATCACCTGGCCGCTCGCGTTGATCAGCGGGCCGCCGGAGTTGCCCGGGTTGAGGGCGGCGTCGGTCTGGAAGGCCTTGTACGTGGTGCTGTCCCTGCCGGAGCCGCCCGAGCCCTGGCCGCCACGGGTGCCGGGCAGGTTCGGGAACCCGAAGCCGCCGTTGCCGCTGGTGGAGCCCTCGTCGAGCTGGACGGTGACCTCGCGGTTCTCGGCGCTGATGATGCCGGAGGTGACGGTGCCGGTGAGGCCCTCGGGGTTGCCGATGGCGACGACGGAGTCGCCGACGGCGACCCGGCCGGAGTCGCCGAGGGTGGCGGGGGCGAGGTTCTTGGCCCCGGAGGCGGTGATCACGGCGGCGTCGAGGGACTTGTCGGTGCCGGTGACGGTGGCGGTCGCGGTGCTGCCGTCCTTGAAGGTGACGGTGGCGGTACCGCCGCCGACGGCGCCCGAGATCACGTGGTAGTTGGTGAGGATCCGGCCGGTGGCGTCGAGGACGACGCCGGTGCCGGTGGCGGTGCCGGCGGAGGTCTTCACGGTGATCTGGACGACGCTCGGCGAGACGGCGGAGGCGATCGCGGCGACGTCGGCGGTGCCGTCGGAGCGGGCCGAGACGGGGCTGGCGACGGTCGCCGACGAGGAGGAGGAGCCGCCGCGCTCCCCTACGGCTATCGCGCCGCCGGTGACCCCGCCGAGGACGGCGGCCACGGCCGCCACGGCGGTGACGAGCGCGAGCCGTCCGCGGAGCAGGCCGCGCCGGGCGTGCCCGCCGGAGGGCGGGGGCGTGCCGGGGGCCGGGGTGTCGCCCCAGGGGGTGCCGGGCGGCGGCGCGGGCGGCCCGTCGAAGGCGCCGCCGGGGTGGCTGCCGACGTGGCCGTGGTCGACGACGGTGCCCTCGACGACCTGCGGCCGGTTGCCCGGCCACCCGCCGTCGGCCGGCCCGCCGGCGGGGTACGTGGTGCCGTCCGTGGCGGGTGCGGTCGGCGGGTGGCCGGGCATCGGCGGGTTCCAGCCCGCGTAGCCGTGCGAGGGGGTGCCGCCGGTCTCGGTGCTGCGCTGCTGGTCGCTCATGTGACCAACGTCCGCCCGCCGGATGAAGGTTTGATGAGAGGCGGCTCAGAACGGCCAGAGAAGCCCGTTGACTTCTCATAAAGGCTGGTCAGGCCACGAAGTTACGCCTTCCCGGGCGTTCCGCAGCCGCACGAGCGGCGAACGACCAGGCGGGAGGGGAACTTGCGGACCCGCTCGGTGTCGGAGCCGGGCACCATCAGCGAGTCGTCCAGCACGAGCTCGACGGCGGCCCGGGCCATCGCGTCCCGGTCGGAGGCGACGGTGGTCAGCGGCGGGTCGGCGAGGGCGGCCTCGGGGACGTCGTCGAACCCGGCCACCGCGAGGTCCTCGGGGACGCGCAGGCCGACCTCGCGGGCGGCCCGCAGGACGCCGATCGCCTGGTCGTCGGTGGAGCAGAAGATGGCCGGCGGCCGCTCGGGGGAGCGCAGCAGCCGCACCGCGACCTCGTACGCGCCGTAGCGGTGGAAGGGGGCGTCGATCAGGTACTGGGCGGTGGGCAGGCTGTGCGCGTCCATCGCCCGCTGCCAGCCCTCGACGTGGTCGATGACCGGGTCGCCGGGGGCGGGGGACTCGACCGGGCCGCCGAAGCAGGCCACGTACGGGGCCTTGTGCACCTCCAGCAGGTGGCGGACGGCCAGCTCGGCGCCGCCGACGTCGTCGGTGACCACCGCGACGTCGTCGATCGCCTCGGGGCGGCGGTGCAGCAGCACGACCTTGGCCCCCTCCATGGCGGCGAACTCCTCGGCGGCACGCTGCGAGGGGCCCTGGCTGACCAGGATCAGGCCGGAGACCCGCATGCCGAGGAAGGCGCGGACGTAGTGGACCTCGCGGTCGTCCACGTAGTCGGAGTTGCCGATCAGCACGAGCTTGCCGCGGTCCGAGGCGGCCCGCTCCACCGCGTGCGCCATCTCGGCGAAGAACGGCTGGCGGGCGTCGGGGACGACCATGCCGATCAGGTTGGTGCGGCGGGAGGCCATCGCCTGGGCGACGCTGTTCGGCCGGTAGCCGAGCTGCTCGATCGCCGCGAGTACCTTCTCCTTGGTCGCGGGCGCGACAGGGCGCGGCCCGTTGTTGATGACGTAGCTGACGACCGCGGTCGAGGTTCCAGCCAGTCGGGCTACATCGTCGCGCGTCACTTTGGCCACGTGCGGAGTCTACGCGGGTGGCGTCCCCCAGGCACGGGGGGTGCGGCCTACCGGCGGGTACCTTCGGGCGGGTCCGGTGCGGTATCCGGACAAGCCGGGCGGGGAGTCCCGCCCGGCTCGTGGTCAGGCCTCCAGTACGGCGGTGGAGCGCTGCTCCAGACCGGGGCGCTCGCCCTTGTCCGGCTTCTCGGGCACCACGAAGCGGTAGCCGACGTTGCGGACGGTGCCGATCAGCTGCTCGTGCTCCACGCCGAGCTTGGCGCGCAGGCGCCGGACGTGGACGTCCACCGTCCGGGTGCCGCCGAAGTAGTCGTAGCCCCAGACCTCCTGCAGCAGCTGCGCCCGGGTGAAGACCCGGCCGGGGTGCTGCGCGAGGTACTTGAGGAGCTCGAACTCCTTGAAGGTCAGGTCGAGGACCCGGCCCTTGAGCTTGGCGGAGTAGGTCGCCTCGTCGACCGAGAGGTCGCCGTTGCGGATCTCCATCGGGCTGTCGTCGGACACCACCTGGAGCCGGCCCATGGCGAGCCGCAGCCGCGCCTCGACCTCGGCCGGGCCGGCGGTGTCGAGCAGGACGTCGTCGACGCCCCACTCGGCGGTGACGGCGGCCAGGCCGCCCTCGGTGACGACGAGGATGAGCGGGCTGCCGATGCCGGTGGAGCGCAGCAGCTGGCAGAGGCTGCGGATCTGCGGCAGGTCCCGTCGGCCGTCGACGAGTATGACGTCGGCGCTGGGGGTGTCGACCAGGGCCGATCCCTCGGCCGGTGCCACCCGGACGGTGTGCAGCAGCAGGCCCAGCGCGGGCAGCACCTCAGCGGAGGGCTGCAGCGCGTTGGTGAGAAGAAGAAGAGAACTCATACCCGGTAGTCCCCTTTCCGGGTCGTCGCGGTCGCGTTGCGGCTGCCGCCACAGCCGGATGGCGCATGTGCAGGGAAGTTTCCGTGCGCCGCGCGCCCCGGGTTGGGGGGTGCCGGGCGACGGATGGGAGGGGGAGCGTCCGCCAGGGCCGATCCGGAGGATTCGCCGGCGTGCACGGCAGTACGGGGCGCGCGCCAGGAGTCCCGCAACCCCTGATGCTCCGTTGTTGCCCTGCTCATCCCGCGAACCTTCCGGTCTGTTCCGGCCCGGGCGGCGGCCCGGAGCCGGTTCCGACGCCCCGTCCGACGGCCCGCACTTCGTTGTGCGGCTGTGGCGGGGCGGTCCTGCGAGCGCGGCGGGGGTGGGCCGACGACACTCGCAGACGCGTCCGTACTGGCGTTCTGAAAGCACAAAAGGACCCGGGGGCGACTCTGCCCGGATCCCTTACGCCACGAGAATAGCCGACCACGTCCCGCATCGGGAGGCTTCGGAACTGCCTGTTCCGCCACTTCGGCCAACGGGCGGGTGACTCCCGCCACAACCGGGAGCCCGTCCGGGAGGTGGCGGGCCAGGGCGATTGCCGCTCGGGCCGGCGGACAGGCCATCATGGAACGGACATCGGCCGCACCGCACGCGGACACCCTTTCGGGTGGGTGACAGGCCGGCCCCGACGGGGACCGGGGCCGGGACGACCGAACCGTTCGAGCACCACGAGGAGGGGTTGCCATGGCTGCGACCACCGAGCCCGCCAGCGGCCCGGTCCCGACCGGGACACCGGTCGGCGGGACGATCCGCTACTGGGCGGCCGCGAAGGCGGCGGCCCAGGTGGCCGAGGAGCCCTACCGGGCCGCGACCCTGGCCGAGGCGCTGGCCGGCGTCCGGCAGCGGCACGCCGACCTGCCCCGCCTGATCCAGGTGCTCGGGCACAGCTCCTTCCTGGTGGACGGCGCTCCGGTGGGTGGCCGCGACCACGCGTCCGTCGCCCTGACCGAGGGCGGCACCGTCGAGGTGCTCCCCCCGTTCGCGGGCGGGTGAGCGGCGTGAGCGAGGCCTACCCGAACGGCGTCCCCCAGCAGCAGCCCGTCCCGCCGGGCCGGCCGGAGCAGCAGCCGGCCGCCGGGCCGGCGTACGGGCAGCAGCCGTACGCGCAGCAGCAGCCGCAGTACGGACAGCCGCAGTACGGACAGCAGGACCACGGACAGCAGGCGTACCAGGCCGGCCCGCACCAGCAGCAGGGCGAGCCGTACGCCCAGCAGGTCCGGCACGAGCAGGTCGAGTACGACCAGGGCCGGTACGAGCAGCAGTACGCGCCGCCCTACGAGCAGCCCTACGCCCAGCCGGCGCAGCCGCCGTACGCGCAGCAGCAGCAGCCGGCCGCCGAGCCGGCGTTCGGGCAGCAGCCGTACGCGCAGGAGCAGTACCCGCAGCAGTACCCGCACCAGGAGGTGCAGCAGCAGGTGCTGCAGCACCCCGGGCAGCCGCTCCAGCAGCCGCTCCCGCACCCCTTCCCCGCCGCGCCGCCGGCGGCCGCCGCGGTGCCGCCGCAGCCGGGCGCGCCGGCCGCCGGCGCGCCGCTGCGCACCGGCTCCCCGATCATCGAGCCGGGCCTGCAGCCCGCGCTGATCACGGCCGGGGTGGCGGCGCTGCTGGCCGGCGGCGCCGCGCTGGGCAGCGTGCCGCTGGCGCTGACGGTGGTGCTGCTCCAGGTGCTGACCGCGGCCGGCTGGTTCCGGCTGAACGGCATGTGGCCGGCCCGGCAGGGCATCGCGCTGGCGGCGCTGGCGGGGTTCACCGCCGACGCGGCGGTGCTGCTGGCGCACGGGGACGCCAAGGCCGCCGCCGTGGTGGGCACGCTCGGCGGGTTCTTCCTGCTGGTGCTGGTGCTGCAGACGTTCCGCCCGTCCGACCCGGCGGAGCGGTTCTACGCGCTCACGGTGCTCGGCTCGGCGACCGTGGTGACGGTGCTGTGCGCGGCCCTGCTGGTCGCGGCGTGGGTGCCGGCCGCGATGGCCGCCGTGGCGCTGGCGACCGTGCTGGCGGCGCTGCCGCTGCCGGCCCCGAAGGCCGTCGCGCCGGTGCTGGGCCTGCTGGTCGCGGCCGCTTTCGGTCCGCTGGTCGGTGCGCCCGCCGCACTGGGGGCGCTCGCCGGCGTCGGCGCGCTGGTCGGGCGCCGGGTGGCGGCGTACGACTGGCCGTCCCGGTTCGTGCACATGACGGCGGGGGTGGCGCTGCCGCTGGCGGTGGCCTCGCCGCTGGTGTGGATCGGCAGCCGGCTGCTCGCCGGGTGACGGCTCCCGGGCCCCGGGCGGGGCGTGCGGCCCGGGGCCGGTGCGGAACCATGGCTCCGGGCCGTACGTCCGTATGGCCGTACGTCGGAGTGACCGTGGGTCCGTGGCGGGTGGAGGGGGAGCGACGATGCGTGGCTGGCTGAAGCTGACG
Protein-coding regions in this window:
- a CDS encoding response regulator transcription factor; the protein is MTPPADDRTAAEAGSSPARLLVVDDEPALRDALESSLAFEGYEVSTATDGYEALDAVERDKPDLVLLDIMMPRMDGLTAVRRMRSRGDTAPVLMLTARDAVGDRVTGLDVGADDYLAKPFELDELLARVRALLRRNALATEAAARAVVAEDDSEVMAFADLRMNTATREVTRDGRPVELTRTEFMLLEMFLSHPRQVLTREQILKAVWGFDFEPSSNSLDVYVMYLRRKTEQGGMPRLIQTVRGVGYALRPAAGVAA
- a CDS encoding LacI family DNA-binding transcriptional regulator, which encodes MAKVTRDDVARLAGTSTAVVSYVINNGPRPVAPATKEKVLAAIEQLGYRPNSVAQAMASRRTNLIGMVVPDARQPFFAEMAHAVERAASDRGKLVLIGNSDYVDDREVHYVRAFLGMRVSGLILVSQGPSQRAAEEFAAMEGAKVVLLHRRPEAIDDVAVVTDDVGGAELAVRHLLEVHKAPYVACFGGPVESPAPGDPVIDHVEGWQRAMDAHSLPTAQYLIDAPFHRYGAYEVAVRLLRSPERPPAIFCSTDDQAIGVLRAAREVGLRVPEDLAVAGFDDVPEAALADPPLTTVASDRDAMARAAVELVLDDSLMVPGSDTERVRKFPSRLVVRRSCGCGTPGKA
- a CDS encoding MoaD/ThiS family protein yields the protein MAATTEPASGPVPTGTPVGGTIRYWAAAKAAAQVAEEPYRAATLAEALAGVRQRHADLPRLIQVLGHSSFLVDGAPVGGRDHASVALTEGGTVEVLPPFAGG
- a CDS encoding response regulator transcription factor — its product is MSSLLLLTNALQPSAEVLPALGLLLHTVRVAPAEGSALVDTPSADVILVDGRRDLPQIRSLCQLLRSTGIGSPLILVVTEGGLAAVTAEWGVDDVLLDTAGPAEVEARLRLAMGRLQVVSDDSPMEIRNGDLSVDEATYSAKLKGRVLDLTFKEFELLKYLAQHPGRVFTRAQLLQEVWGYDYFGGTRTVDVHVRRLRAKLGVEHEQLIGTVRNVGYRFVVPEKPDKGERPGLEQRSTAVLEA
- a CDS encoding HAMP domain-containing sensor histidine kinase, translated to MSEPTASAAHPAPPAPPLVHPPRRTLRRRLAQWYRGRSLRSRLAALTALAVAVAIALSALACWFIVEQKLYQQVQDNLSRAMEPRPAWVDNSRRSFTLGSCEKTAAAAQASAETARENEPPLPGGGQPGGDSQVSNQLYSANGQICLTVNSAPKAVNVETSDLEAASLPRGKYTFRDGTYVDGTPARIRLSGVTDPNGKQYAGLTAVPVDTVQDSLNQLALFLGVVAALGVVGAGLTGRLIARSALKPVDDLTDVVEHIARTEEVGTTIPVTGNDEIARLSTSFNSMSTALANSRDRQTRLIADAGHELRTPLTSLRTNVDLLIRSNDTGRPLPEATRTKLLGNMKAQMQELTLLIGDLLQLSRPDSPKPGQNVAVVALHEIAGRAVDRARLRGPGLVFELDIAPWYVHGDGAALERAVINLLDNAVKYSPPGGVVDVRLHEGLLTVRDHGPGIPQDELQYVFDRFWRSPSSRQLPGSGLGLSIVAQSVRDAGGEVSLGPARDGGPGAQATVRLPGEPGAP
- a CDS encoding bifunctional metallophosphatase/5'-nucleotidase; its protein translation is MPNAGRTGSDLPNSGSRNVRYRRAALAVVAAAGLFGTLMVPSAAQAADRHKLANLQLLAINDFHGNLEAPAGSSGTVKEIDPATGKEVATPAGGIEYLATALRQARIPADDSITVAAGDIVGASPLTSALFHDEPTIEAMDKLGLDVTAVGNHEFDEGAKELLRLQNGGCHPVDGCYEAGRKFKGANFNYLAANVTNEKTGKPILAPYWVTKSQGVKIGFIGATLEGTPNIVTAEGVKGLKFGDEVETINKYAAELKKQGVNSIVALIHEGGFPASSVYNYDCGAAGQGISGPIVDIAKQLDPAIGAIVTGHTHNAYACTIPDPQGVPRSVTSAASFGRLYTEIDLQLDKTTGTIVRPSVKAENHVVRRTLEKAPDMTALIAHYSALAAPIAGRPLGYIPADVNGRGSSALEKPLGDVIADAQLAGLAPADKGGAQIAFMNPGGIRSDLVYKASGTEGDGVVTYGEAFTVQPFTNMMQVKTLTGAQVVQLLQQQVSGLNDAAPKILQNSKGFTYTLDMRKTGAARVVVDSVKLNGAPIDPAASYRVAANEFLAGGGDGFPAFAAGTDKLVGASDLDLFAAYLGANSSAAAPLAVPAQDRITIIGPGTDID
- a CDS encoding S1C family serine protease; the encoded protein is MSDQQRSTETGGTPSHGYAGWNPPMPGHPPTAPATDGTTYPAGGPADGGWPGNRPQVVEGTVVDHGHVGSHPGGAFDGPPAPPPGTPWGDTPAPGTPPPSGGHARRGLLRGRLALVTAVAAVAAVLGGVTGGAIAVGERGGSSSSSATVASPVSARSDGTADVAAIASAVSPSVVQITVKTSAGTATGTGVVLDATGRILTNYHVISGAVGGGTATVTFKDGSTATATVTGTDKSLDAAVITASGAKNLAPATLGDSGRVAVGDSVVAIGNPEGLTGTVTSGIISAENREVTVQLDEGSTSGNGGFGFPNLPGTRGGQGSGGSGRDSTTYKAFQTDAALNPGNSGGPLINASGQVIGINSAMYSAGGSNSTADSSSAGSVGLGFAIPINDIKQVLPELEAGHNV